A genomic region of Nitrospira sp. contains the following coding sequences:
- a CDS encoding fumarate reductase/succinate dehydrogenase flavoprotein subunit, with product MKLDPKIPAGPLETKWDRHRFSEKLVSPNNKRKITVIVVGTGLAGASAASTLGQLGYQVECFCFQDSPRRAHSIAAQGGINAAKNYQDDGDSVARLFYDTIKGGDFRSREANVYRLAQVSAQIIDQCVALGVPFAREYGGQLANRSFGGVQVSRTFYCRGQTGQQLLLGAYSALCWQIERGQVTMHPRTEMLDLIVIDGQARGIVVRDLVTGRVSIQTAHAVVLATGGYSNVYYLSTNASGSNVTATYRAWKQGAAFANPCFMQIHPTAIPPGGEHQAKLTLMSESLRNDGRLWVPKMAADHRLPGDIPAEERDYFLERRYPRFGNLAPRDIASRAVKTVCDEGHGVGPGGQGVYLDFADVIERQGQDVVHERYGNLFDMYNRITGEDAYHVPMRIYPAPHYTMGGLWVDYNLMSTIPGLFVIGEANFADHGANRLGASSLMQGLADGYFILPYTIGHYLATAKLSPVGEDHKESRAALQRVTGRISRLLNAKGRRTAASFHREVGKFLWDHCGMSRNKAGLELALRSIPALREEFWRNVVVPGSGEAFNQELEYAGRVADYLEFAELLCHDALHREESCGAHFREEHQTAEGEPTRDDTCFAHVAAWEYREHAVPTLHKEPLAFEFVQPTTRSYQ from the coding sequence ATGAAACTTGATCCAAAAATTCCTGCCGGCCCGCTGGAAACCAAATGGGATCGACATCGATTCAGCGAAAAATTAGTGAGTCCGAATAACAAGCGGAAAATCACGGTCATCGTCGTTGGCACCGGCCTCGCAGGAGCCAGTGCGGCCTCGACCTTGGGACAGCTCGGCTATCAGGTGGAATGCTTTTGTTTTCAGGATAGTCCACGCCGTGCGCATAGTATTGCGGCACAAGGTGGGATCAATGCCGCAAAGAATTATCAGGATGATGGGGACAGTGTGGCCCGGCTTTTTTACGATACGATCAAGGGTGGAGACTTTCGTTCGCGAGAGGCGAATGTCTATCGGCTTGCCCAGGTCAGTGCACAAATTATCGATCAATGTGTGGCTCTCGGTGTTCCGTTTGCCCGTGAATATGGCGGGCAGTTGGCCAACCGATCGTTTGGAGGTGTCCAAGTCTCGCGGACGTTCTACTGTCGCGGACAGACCGGACAGCAACTGCTCTTGGGCGCCTATTCGGCGCTCTGCTGGCAGATTGAACGTGGACAGGTCACGATGCACCCACGGACCGAGATGCTCGATCTGATCGTGATTGACGGTCAGGCCCGAGGAATCGTGGTGCGTGATCTCGTCACGGGACGGGTGAGTATCCAGACGGCCCATGCCGTGGTACTGGCGACCGGCGGTTACAGCAACGTGTACTACCTGTCGACCAATGCGAGCGGCAGCAATGTGACGGCCACGTATCGGGCATGGAAACAGGGTGCCGCATTCGCGAATCCGTGCTTTATGCAGATTCATCCCACGGCGATCCCGCCAGGGGGTGAACACCAGGCCAAGTTGACCCTGATGTCCGAATCGCTCCGCAACGACGGACGGTTGTGGGTGCCGAAGATGGCTGCGGATCACCGGCTTCCTGGCGACATACCCGCCGAAGAACGCGACTATTTTCTGGAACGCCGGTACCCCCGTTTCGGCAATCTTGCGCCACGAGACATCGCGTCCCGTGCCGTGAAGACTGTGTGCGACGAAGGCCATGGCGTTGGCCCGGGAGGTCAGGGCGTGTACCTGGATTTTGCCGATGTGATTGAGCGGCAGGGGCAGGATGTCGTCCACGAGCGCTATGGCAACCTCTTCGACATGTATAACCGGATCACAGGGGAAGATGCCTACCACGTCCCCATGCGGATTTATCCGGCGCCACACTATACGATGGGGGGGCTTTGGGTTGATTACAATCTTATGAGTACCATCCCGGGACTGTTCGTGATTGGAGAAGCAAATTTTGCGGATCATGGCGCCAACCGGCTCGGCGCTAGCTCCTTGATGCAAGGGCTCGCCGATGGGTATTTTATCCTGCCCTATACGATCGGTCATTACTTGGCGACGGCGAAGCTTTCACCGGTTGGGGAAGATCACAAGGAATCACGCGCGGCGCTTCAGCGCGTGACGGGCAGGATCAGCCGCCTGCTGAACGCGAAAGGCCGTCGAACCGCGGCCTCATTTCATCGCGAAGTCGGCAAATTCTTATGGGATCACTGCGGCATGTCTCGCAACAAAGCAGGGCTTGAACTGGCACTGCGGTCGATCCCGGCCCTACGGGAAGAATTTTGGCGAAATGTCGTGGTTCCTGGATCAGGAGAAGCCTTCAACCAAGAGCTGGAATATGCGGGGAGAGTGGCTGACTATCTTGAGTTTGCTGAACTGCTTTGTCACGATGCGTTACATCGGGAAGAGTCGTGCGGGGCACATTTCCGCGAAGAGCATCAGACGGCCGAGGGTGAACCAACGCGCGACGATACCTGTTTTGCGCATGTTGCCGCATGGGAGTACCGAGAGCATGCAGTACCTACCTTGCACAAGGAGCCTCTTGCCTTCGAATTCGTGCAGCCGACCACGAGAAGTTACCAATAA
- a CDS encoding LemA family protein, which translates to MGRTWWTKTVMTLAMISACSVSGCGYNDLQGLDEDTKAAWSEVINQYQRRADLIPNLVATVKGYAAHEKETLEGVVNARAKATGIQVTPEVLKDPAAFEAFQKAQAGLASALGRLIAIAENYPNLKADQNFRDLQSQLEGTENRITVARKRYIDRVADYNKMVRYFPTNLTAKFLLHLEERPNFTVADEKAVAKPPEVKF; encoded by the coding sequence ATGGGGCGTACGTGGTGGACAAAGACGGTGATGACTCTAGCAATGATCAGTGCGTGTTCTGTGTCCGGGTGTGGGTACAACGACCTCCAAGGGTTGGATGAAGATACGAAGGCGGCGTGGAGTGAAGTGATCAATCAATACCAGCGCCGTGCCGACCTCATTCCTAACCTTGTTGCGACGGTCAAGGGGTACGCGGCTCACGAAAAAGAGACGCTTGAGGGGGTGGTGAATGCCAGGGCCAAGGCGACCGGCATCCAAGTGACGCCTGAGGTGCTCAAGGACCCAGCCGCATTCGAGGCATTTCAGAAGGCGCAAGCCGGGTTGGCCTCGGCGCTAGGTCGTCTGATTGCCATCGCGGAAAACTACCCGAACCTCAAAGCTGATCAAAATTTTCGGGATCTCCAGAGCCAACTCGAAGGGACGGAAAATCGGATCACCGTGGCCCGTAAACGGTATATCGATCGAGTGGCGGACTACAACAAGATGGTCCGGTACTTCCCGACCAACCTGACGGCCAAGTTTCTCCTACACCTGGAAGAGCGTCCCAACTTTACCGTCGCCGATGAAAAGGCTGTAGCGAAACCGCCAGAAGTGAAGTTTTAA
- the murJ gene encoding murein biosynthesis integral membrane protein MurJ, translating into MSESPVSAGAPAKPQDENQSVVKAAGMIGVATFSSRVLGFVRDMVLAKLFGATPAADAFFVAYRIPNLLRELFAEGSMSAAFIPVFTEYHTLKSKQDAWELASAVFTTLLTIVTGITILGILGAAGIVWLLAPGFHDDPTRLEMTTLLTRMMFPYLIFISLAALAMGILNSLRAFAAPAFSPVFFNLFIIGCSLFLAPTMREPILGVAIGVVAGGAAQFAMQLPGLKLRGMLFGFTFNPGHPGVRKIGRLMIPSLLGLSVTQINITVSTILGSFFAGGPTYLFYGMRLIQFPLGIFGVALATAILPTLSAQAARGALDELRTTLGFGLRMILFIIVPAMVGLILLRTPLVHLFFEHGTFTAHDTAETAFAVLCYALGLWAFGGVRIIVSAFYSLKDTTTPAISAAIAVVANILFSLVLMSHLGAAGLALATALAAMVNGGILVVVLNRRLGGVEWKSVIRSAGRVLVACVPIVMACWWVAGAQVWTQPDDWAEKSGMLIAAIGLSIGGYFGVHALLRSDELGVVWGMVRRKLGRFIG; encoded by the coding sequence ATGTCAGAGTCTCCCGTTTCGGCCGGTGCTCCAGCCAAACCCCAGGACGAGAATCAGTCGGTCGTCAAAGCGGCTGGGATGATCGGGGTCGCGACGTTTTCCAGTCGCGTGCTCGGCTTTGTCCGTGACATGGTTCTCGCCAAGCTCTTCGGCGCCACGCCGGCAGCCGATGCCTTCTTCGTTGCCTATCGTATCCCGAACCTGCTTCGTGAGCTTTTTGCCGAAGGCTCGATGTCCGCCGCGTTCATTCCCGTCTTCACCGAATATCACACGCTCAAGTCCAAGCAGGATGCGTGGGAGTTGGCCAGCGCCGTATTCACGACGTTGCTGACCATTGTGACCGGGATTACCATACTTGGGATCTTGGGAGCGGCGGGTATTGTCTGGCTCTTGGCTCCGGGGTTCCATGATGATCCGACCCGACTTGAAATGACGACGTTGCTCACGCGCATGATGTTTCCCTATCTCATTTTTATCAGCCTCGCCGCGCTGGCCATGGGAATCCTCAATTCTCTGCGGGCTTTCGCGGCCCCGGCGTTTTCTCCGGTCTTTTTCAATTTGTTCATCATCGGGTGCTCGCTCTTTCTGGCGCCAACCATGCGGGAACCCATCCTCGGTGTCGCCATTGGTGTTGTCGCCGGTGGCGCGGCGCAGTTTGCCATGCAATTGCCTGGGCTCAAGCTGCGCGGCATGTTGTTCGGATTCACGTTCAACCCCGGGCATCCCGGTGTGAGAAAGATCGGTCGGCTGATGATTCCGTCGCTGCTCGGGCTGTCGGTGACACAGATCAATATCACCGTGAGCACGATTCTGGGATCGTTTTTTGCCGGCGGCCCGACCTATCTCTTTTACGGCATGCGGCTCATTCAATTTCCCCTTGGCATTTTTGGCGTCGCCTTGGCCACGGCCATCCTCCCCACCTTATCGGCACAAGCGGCCCGAGGTGCGTTGGACGAATTGCGCACGACGCTCGGGTTCGGTCTACGCATGATTCTCTTTATCATTGTGCCGGCGATGGTGGGCTTGATCTTGCTGCGGACGCCGCTTGTGCATCTCTTTTTTGAGCACGGCACGTTCACAGCGCATGATACCGCTGAGACTGCCTTTGCGGTGCTGTGCTATGCCCTTGGCTTGTGGGCATTCGGGGGAGTGCGTATTATTGTCTCGGCGTTCTACTCGTTGAAGGACACGACCACGCCGGCCATTTCTGCTGCGATTGCGGTGGTGGCGAATATCCTGTTTTCGCTGGTGCTGATGTCGCACCTGGGGGCGGCAGGGCTGGCGCTTGCGACTGCGCTAGCTGCGATGGTCAATGGCGGAATTCTCGTGGTGGTGTTGAATCGTCGGCTGGGTGGTGTCGAGTGGAAATCAGTCATTCGCTCGGCTGGACGAGTGCTGGTGGCCTGTGTGCCCATCGTCATGGCCTGTTGGTGGGTGGCTGGTGCTCAGGTCTGGACTCAGCCTGACGACTGGGCCGAGAAATCCGGCATGCTTATCGCTGCCATTGGGTTGAGTATCGGCGGATATTTTGGCGTCCATGCCTTGTTGAGGTCGGATGAATTGGGTGTCGTATGGGGGATGGTGCGGAGAAAGTTGGGACGGTTCATCGGCTAG
- a CDS encoding PilZ domain-containing protein, producing the protein MSRQVTCPRCHKDDVVQGRPQTPRELVAALMWIVPFQCQDCRHRFLARRVSTARSSHPLERREHLRIPVRLCLSFSGGKVRGEGMVLDLSLGGCIIESKTHVRIDDIFYLEIALAEDEAPIEVAAMVRSVSVRGIAFKFLRTAQENKRLQAFIQSHSGSTSNVLSKAVEPIVTG; encoded by the coding sequence ATGAGTCGCCAGGTGACCTGCCCACGGTGTCACAAGGACGATGTCGTGCAGGGACGACCGCAGACCCCACGTGAACTGGTTGCGGCGCTCATGTGGATTGTTCCATTCCAGTGCCAAGACTGTCGCCATCGTTTCCTCGCCCGTCGGGTGAGTACGGCGAGATCCTCTCACCCACTTGAGCGCCGGGAACACCTCCGTATCCCTGTTCGTTTGTGCCTGTCGTTTTCCGGAGGGAAGGTCAGGGGCGAGGGTATGGTACTGGACCTCTCCTTGGGTGGTTGTATTATCGAGAGCAAAACTCACGTTCGGATTGACGATATTTTCTATCTAGAGATTGCCCTCGCCGAGGATGAAGCTCCCATCGAAGTCGCTGCCATGGTACGATCCGTGAGTGTGCGTGGCATCGCCTTCAAGTTTCTCCGCACAGCTCAAGAGAACAAACGTCTACAGGCTTTCATCCAATCACATTCGGGTTCCACGTCCAATGTCCTCTCCAAGGCCGTCGAGCCGATCGTCACCGGCTAG
- a CDS encoding D-tyrosyl-tRNA(Tyr) deacylase, which produces MRAVLQRVTSASVEVDGKIVGRIQQGLMVLLGVAKGDDASDAKYLVDKIRTLRIFADEQGKMNRSLTEVGGGVLLVTQFTLLGRTTNGRRPSFDEAGFPDDAKRLYEQVAADLRACGTPVETGVFAAHMEVALVNDGPVTFVVDSGERR; this is translated from the coding sequence ATGAGAGCAGTCCTTCAGCGCGTCACTAGTGCCTCAGTGGAAGTCGATGGGAAGATTGTGGGCCGGATCCAACAGGGTCTGATGGTGTTGTTGGGTGTTGCGAAAGGCGATGACGCGTCTGACGCGAAGTATCTGGTCGACAAAATCCGGACCCTCCGCATCTTTGCCGATGAGCAGGGAAAGATGAATCGATCGCTCACAGAGGTCGGTGGAGGCGTGCTGTTGGTCACCCAATTCACGCTGTTGGGCCGGACGACCAACGGGCGCCGCCCCAGTTTTGACGAGGCTGGTTTTCCTGATGACGCCAAGCGCCTCTATGAACAGGTCGCGGCTGATTTGCGGGCATGCGGGACGCCGGTTGAAACGGGAGTCTTTGCTGCCCATATGGAGGTGGCCTTAGTGAACGACGGACCAGTGACATTCGTGGTGGATAGCGGGGAGAGGCGCTAG
- a CDS encoding succinate dehydrogenase cytochrome b subunit, with protein MARQSHDFQSSVGRKVVMALSGLGLVLYVIFHMLGNLQVFEGSHALNGYAAMLRDMPILLWTARIGLLSLAALHIVLAIQLTLRNRRARPVAYAVREYRQASFASRTMAISGFVLLLFLIFHLLHLTAGVIDPSSADRLDTEGHRDVYGKIVHAFQNPFIVACYLTGQLGLGLHLNHAVTSSLQTLGLERAAFNRLIKAAGPTVALLVVLGNVAIILAIFLGIVRG; from the coding sequence ATGGCACGCCAGTCTCACGATTTCCAGTCCTCAGTCGGCCGTAAAGTCGTCATGGCCCTCAGCGGGCTGGGGCTCGTTCTCTATGTTATTTTTCACATGTTGGGGAACCTACAAGTATTCGAAGGATCCCATGCGCTCAATGGCTATGCGGCGATGCTCCGCGACATGCCGATCCTCCTCTGGACCGCCCGGATCGGGTTGCTGAGCCTTGCGGCACTCCACATCGTCCTGGCGATCCAGTTGACCTTGCGAAATCGTCGTGCTCGCCCGGTCGCCTATGCGGTCCGTGAGTATCGCCAAGCATCGTTCGCATCCCGCACCATGGCCATCTCCGGCTTTGTGCTCTTGCTCTTCCTCATATTTCACCTCTTGCATCTGACAGCCGGCGTCATCGATCCCTCTTCTGCCGATCGCCTCGACACCGAAGGACATCGTGATGTGTATGGGAAGATCGTTCACGCTTTTCAGAATCCATTTATCGTGGCGTGTTACTTGACGGGTCAGCTGGGGCTGGGTTTGCATCTGAACCATGCCGTCACCAGCAGTTTACAGACATTGGGGCTTGAACGCGCGGCATTCAACCGACTCATCAAGGCCGCTGGTCCCACGGTCGCGCTGTTGGTCGTTCTTGGCAATGTCGCCATCATCCTCGCCATCTTCTTGGGGATCGTACGCGGATGA
- a CDS encoding succinate dehydrogenase/fumarate reductase iron-sulfur subunit, with product MTFTLKIWRQKSPDEKGRFVTYEAHDVGPGMSFLEMLDGVNQGLIAKGEEPVAFEQDCREGICGSCSLVINGIPHGPDRGMATCQLYMRRFPDGAVITIEPWRARAFPIIKDLVADRRALDRVMQAGGYVSVNTGGAVDGNVLLIEKDQAETAMDAASCIGCGACVAACKNASAMLFVAAKVSHLALLPQGKPERTRRVKAMLDAMDREGFGSCGNQYECEAVCPKRISVRFIATLNREYLRAGVVESGLPAEPESPHAESA from the coding sequence ATGACGTTCACATTAAAAATTTGGCGCCAGAAGAGTCCAGACGAGAAAGGCCGGTTTGTGACGTATGAAGCTCACGACGTCGGCCCCGGCATGTCGTTCTTAGAAATGCTTGATGGCGTGAATCAGGGATTGATCGCCAAGGGTGAAGAGCCGGTGGCGTTTGAGCAGGATTGCCGTGAAGGCATCTGCGGAAGTTGCTCTCTGGTAATCAATGGAATCCCGCATGGCCCGGACCGTGGCATGGCCACCTGTCAGTTGTACATGCGGCGGTTTCCAGACGGAGCCGTCATCACGATCGAGCCGTGGCGCGCACGGGCTTTTCCCATCATCAAGGATCTGGTGGCTGATCGCCGAGCCCTGGATCGAGTCATGCAAGCAGGAGGTTATGTCTCCGTCAACACCGGTGGAGCGGTGGACGGGAACGTCTTGTTAATCGAAAAAGATCAGGCCGAAACCGCGATGGATGCCGCATCCTGCATCGGTTGTGGGGCCTGTGTGGCTGCGTGTAAGAATGCCTCGGCCATGCTGTTTGTGGCGGCCAAGGTGTCCCACTTGGCGCTCTTGCCGCAAGGGAAACCCGAGCGCACGCGGCGGGTGAAGGCGATGTTAGACGCCATGGATCGAGAAGGATTCGGTTCGTGCGGCAATCAATATGAGTGTGAAGCTGTCTGTCCGAAACGCATCAGTGTCCGCTTCATCGCCACGCTCAATCGCGAATATCTCCGGGCCGGTGTCGTTGAATCCGGTCTTCCTGCTGAGCCGGAATCTCCCCACGCAGAGTCTGCCTAG
- a CDS encoding methylated-DNA--[protein]-cysteine S-methyltransferase, giving the protein MGDGAEKVGTVHRLVRSRVMRRAIVFKSLWGWMGISESDKGIRSIVLPKKSKRAVESELRAESNELVQQGASTRLEVARRQLLDYLAGKRSIFDVPLDFSQGTSFQRQVWRTLQRVPYGKLRSYQWIALRVGGPQYARAVGNAVGANPLPIVIPCHRIVAHDASLGGFSGGLSMKRMLLSLEGTLTQLQGG; this is encoded by the coding sequence ATGGGGGATGGTGCGGAGAAAGTTGGGACGGTTCATCGGCTAGTCAGGAGTCGTGTGATGAGGCGTGCGATAGTATTTAAGTCCCTCTGGGGCTGGATGGGGATTTCTGAGTCCGACAAAGGGATTCGATCGATTGTATTACCCAAAAAATCGAAGCGAGCAGTCGAGTCTGAGCTCAGAGCAGAGTCGAATGAGCTAGTGCAACAAGGAGCGTCCACCAGACTGGAAGTAGCCCGTCGTCAGTTGCTCGACTATCTAGCAGGAAAACGAAGCATCTTCGACGTGCCGCTCGATTTCTCACAGGGAACCTCGTTCCAACGACAGGTCTGGCGGACGTTGCAGCGAGTGCCGTATGGCAAGCTCCGTTCGTACCAATGGATTGCGTTACGTGTGGGCGGACCTCAGTATGCCCGCGCGGTCGGCAACGCGGTCGGTGCGAATCCGTTGCCGATCGTGATTCCTTGTCACAGGATTGTCGCCCACGATGCCTCGCTCGGCGGCTTCTCCGGTGGACTATCCATGAAACGGATGTTGCTGTCGCTCGAAGGGACGCTCACTCAATTGCAGGGAGGATGA
- a CDS encoding response regulator, whose amino-acid sequence MNMDIDKHSQHLRVLVIDDNLSIHEDFRKILQPGTETQRLDDARASLFGGESFQKALVRFELDYADQGQAALALVQMARREERPYAVAFVDMRMPPGWDGLETIERLWEVDPEIQTVICTAYTDHSWDDIIRRLGCDDRLLILQKPFSTVEVSQLAASLTTKWKLARQARQRLEAAEAANVAKSQFLANVSHEIRTPMNGILGMSELLLRTPLNDKQRRYIETLHKSGTALLQVINDILDISRIESGKLKIERIAFDLRQLVKDVLELLSGPIESKGLRLTVVLADNLLQEYDGDPVRIRQILTNLIGNAIKFTTQGEITLHVAVAEDTVDTATLCLKVRDTGIGIEPAAQAKLFTPFTQADGSTTRKYGGTGLGLAIVKQLAQMMNGTVGVESILGQGSTFWCTIQLQKPSTQTVLAKVV is encoded by the coding sequence ATGAATATGGATATCGACAAGCATAGTCAGCACCTTCGAGTCTTAGTCATTGACGACAATCTCTCAATCCACGAGGACTTTCGAAAAATCCTTCAACCGGGAACGGAGACACAGAGGCTGGATGACGCGCGCGCGTCGTTATTCGGGGGGGAATCTTTTCAGAAGGCGCTTGTGCGGTTTGAACTGGATTATGCAGATCAGGGGCAAGCCGCGCTGGCCCTCGTCCAAATGGCGCGTCGGGAAGAGCGGCCTTATGCGGTGGCGTTTGTGGATATGCGGATGCCTCCGGGATGGGATGGGCTGGAGACCATCGAGCGTCTGTGGGAGGTTGATCCCGAGATTCAGACGGTCATCTGCACGGCCTACACCGACCATTCCTGGGACGACATCATTCGCCGATTGGGCTGCGATGACCGTCTCCTGATTCTGCAAAAGCCATTTTCCACCGTGGAGGTCTCGCAATTGGCCGCCTCCCTCACCACCAAGTGGAAGCTGGCGCGTCAGGCGCGCCAACGGTTAGAAGCGGCCGAGGCCGCCAACGTCGCGAAATCGCAATTCCTTGCCAACGTGAGCCACGAAATCCGCACGCCTATGAACGGTATTCTCGGGATGAGCGAACTCTTGCTGCGGACGCCTTTGAACGACAAGCAACGCCGGTACATCGAGACGCTCCACAAATCCGGAACGGCTCTGCTGCAGGTCATCAATGATATTCTCGATATCTCGAGGATTGAATCAGGGAAACTCAAGATCGAACGCATCGCGTTCGATCTGCGTCAGCTCGTTAAGGATGTCCTGGAACTATTGTCCGGCCCTATTGAGAGCAAGGGGCTGAGGCTGACAGTCGTGCTTGCTGACAATCTCCTTCAGGAATACGACGGTGACCCGGTGCGCATTCGGCAGATCTTGACCAACTTGATCGGCAACGCCATAAAATTTACGACCCAGGGAGAAATCACCCTCCACGTGGCGGTCGCTGAGGATACTGTCGATACGGCAACGCTTTGTCTGAAAGTGCGGGACACAGGCATCGGCATCGAGCCTGCCGCCCAAGCCAAGCTCTTTACACCGTTTACACAGGCTGACGGCAGTACTACGCGCAAGTATGGCGGGACAGGACTCGGGCTTGCCATTGTAAAACAACTGGCCCAGATGATGAATGGAACGGTGGGTGTCGAGAGCATCCTCGGCCAAGGATCGACGTTTTGGTGCACGATTCAACTCCAAAAGCCTTCTACCCAGACGGTGTTGGCGAAGGTGGTTTGA
- a CDS encoding diguanylate cyclase, translating to MSTDSLNRRILVVDDNPSIHDDFRRILQLDTESEALEKARLALFGDASRIQAHEPFQVDCTDQGQVALDLVQASNNTGRPYAVAFVDMRMPPGWDGLETIEQLWKADSELQVVICTAYSDQPWGEIRERIGRTDKLLILQKPFNGIEALQLATALCWKWDLANKAVGQLHELSRLVDERTAELQRANQQLTDINGALMRTVVNLESAQTEILRQNGELERLASRDPLTGCLNRRAFYALFEKAFAESREHGNELCCVMVDIDHFKRVNDQYGHAVGDQAIQAVANCLSAGLRLTDTVGRYGGEEFCLMFPRTALAEATALAERLRIRVGTEAGSRLRMVPGLTLTVSLGVSALAFGARTPLELIDQADKALYAAKEGGRNCVMALAVLVPGMHPSEQLELQVKRVTPRSGPAGAR from the coding sequence GTGTCGACAGATAGTCTCAATCGACGCATCCTCGTTGTGGACGACAACCCATCGATCCATGACGACTTCCGGAGAATTCTTCAACTCGATACCGAGTCGGAGGCTCTTGAAAAGGCACGTTTGGCCTTATTTGGGGACGCCAGTCGTATTCAGGCTCATGAGCCCTTCCAGGTTGATTGTACGGATCAAGGACAGGTGGCATTGGACTTGGTGCAGGCTTCGAACAATACGGGTAGACCGTATGCCGTTGCCTTTGTCGATATGAGGATGCCGCCGGGCTGGGATGGGCTCGAAACCATTGAGCAGCTCTGGAAAGCTGATTCCGAGCTGCAGGTGGTCATCTGCACGGCCTATTCCGATCAGCCTTGGGGAGAAATCAGGGAACGGATAGGGAGAACCGACAAGTTACTGATTCTGCAGAAGCCATTTAACGGCATTGAAGCCTTGCAGCTCGCCACCGCGCTCTGCTGGAAATGGGACTTGGCGAATAAGGCTGTTGGACAGCTGCATGAGTTGAGTCGTTTGGTCGATGAACGCACAGCGGAGCTCCAGCGTGCGAACCAGCAACTCACGGACATCAACGGCGCCCTGATGCGAACCGTGGTAAATCTTGAGTCGGCACAGACAGAAATATTACGGCAAAATGGCGAGCTGGAGCGTTTGGCCTCGCGCGATCCGCTCACCGGATGTCTGAACCGCCGTGCGTTCTACGCACTGTTTGAGAAAGCGTTTGCGGAGAGCCGCGAGCACGGAAACGAGCTCTGTTGTGTGATGGTCGACATTGATCACTTCAAGCGTGTGAATGATCAATATGGACATGCCGTCGGCGATCAAGCCATCCAAGCAGTCGCCAACTGTCTCTCCGCAGGGTTGCGGTTGACGGACACGGTCGGGCGCTACGGAGGAGAAGAGTTCTGTCTGATGTTCCCTCGCACGGCGCTGGCCGAAGCGACGGCTCTGGCGGAACGTTTGCGAATACGTGTTGGGACTGAGGCGGGCAGCCGGCTTCGGATGGTGCCTGGCTTGACACTGACGGTGAGCCTCGGGGTGTCGGCCCTCGCGTTCGGAGCACGGACGCCGTTGGAGCTGATCGATCAAGCGGACAAGGCGCTCTATGCCGCCAAGGAGGGTGGGCGGAATTGTGTCATGGCGCTCGCCGTGCTGGTCCCAGGGATGCATCCGTCCGAGCAACTGGAGCTCCAAGTGAAGCGTGTGACGCCACGGTCTGGACCGGCAGGCGCTCGATAA
- a CDS encoding polymer-forming cytoskeletal protein: MWKQEEAGGGEVERERWVEDKRSLPKGGPILPDEVAFVGKDVEFKGVITYSGTVRIDGALDGEIHTDGGLLVGPEAVLKAKVTAGTVVCQGTIHGDIHAKDQIVLRAPAVVEGSLITPVLSMEEGVVFNGTLEMKPQAKAERLRDVEDNVVSITSRPPVQRLAA; this comes from the coding sequence ATGTGGAAACAGGAGGAGGCAGGAGGGGGAGAAGTGGAACGAGAACGGTGGGTGGAGGACAAGCGCAGTCTACCAAAGGGCGGGCCGATCCTTCCGGATGAGGTGGCTTTCGTCGGCAAGGATGTTGAATTCAAGGGCGTGATCACCTATTCCGGCACGGTACGGATCGATGGGGCCTTGGACGGCGAAATTCACACCGACGGCGGCTTGCTCGTTGGGCCTGAGGCCGTACTCAAGGCCAAGGTCACAGCCGGGACCGTGGTATGCCAAGGAACCATCCACGGTGATATTCACGCGAAGGACCAGATTGTGCTCCGTGCTCCGGCCGTGGTGGAAGGGAGTCTGATCACTCCGGTTCTTTCTATGGAAGAGGGTGTGGTGTTCAATGGGACCTTGGAGATGAAGCCACAGGCCAAGGCTGAGCGGTTGAGGGACGTAGAGGACAACGTCGTCAGCATCACGAGTCGGCCGCCTGTTCAACGACTCGCGGCGTGA